A window of Dehalogenimonas sp. WBC-2 genomic DNA:
CGGGCAGCGGCAAAATGATGCGATTAACGGCAGTGCCTTTGCGCTTGCGCTTTCTTCTTAAAGCCAATCCCTCTTCTTTGTAGATACGCTCAGTCCTCTTGTGATTGACCACCAGCCCTTCTCTTTTAAGCATGATGTGGAGCCGCGGACTGCCGAAGCGCTTTCGCTGTCCAGCCAGATCCCGTAAACGTTGGCGCAAGGCTAAATCATCGTCTGGTTTTGGCTTGTAGCGATAGGCCGATGGTGAAATACCAACAAGCAGACAAGCTCTTCTCTCACTGAGCCCAAGATTCTCCCTGGCAAACTCCACCGTCTCCCGTCTGACCTTGGGCTCTAGAAGTTTTTTGCGAGAAGCTCTTTAAGCGCCCAATTATCAAGCGCCTGGTCGGCCACGATCTGCTTCAAACGGCGATTTTCTTCTTCTAGGGTTTTAAGCCGTTTGAGCTCGCTGACCGAAAGCCCCGCATATTTGGCTTTCCACTTGTAGTAGGTAGCGTCACTGACTCCGTGCTTACGGCACAGCTCGCCGATTTTAGCCCCGGCTTCGGCTTCCTTGAGCACCGTAATGATTTGTTCTTCTGTAAACCTTTTCCTGATCAATTGAGCCCTCCTTGAACGCTTTATTTTAGCGGAGGACTCTACTTCTCGGCGATACTAATTAAGGGGGGAGGGTCAGGATTCCCACGAATGGATAAAGTCATATGCTGACAACAGAAAGTTTGGATAGCCAAATTTATTAATGAATTGGAAATAATCTCTTGGAGGGAAATTAGTTTTTATACTCGAAATTGACGCGAAAAAACATGGGAACATGAGTTTTCCGTTGGCCAGAAGGATCGATCTTGTTTTACTGGTGCCGCCTATTTCGAGCATAAGCCCTTCATATTCGGACCGTTGACGCCTCGATAATAACATAATTGCCTGGCTGTTAATAGGTCCGAAACCAAGTCCCTTGTGATCTGCCGATTTTTGGTAAAAAGTGACGCGCTTTGTTTTTACGAGTCGAAGGGATAAAATCCTTGTAGTTTAATAAATGCTAGATCCGTGTGAAGGAAGTTGATTTATGGAATTTTTTAACCTAATGAGTATCTCACACCGCTATATGGAGATACTAAACCCTTCCACGCCTGAAAAAATCATCAAACTTGGCAAATTACTCGGACTAAAAAATGGAAACCGGGTCATCGACTTTGGTTGTGGATGTGCTGAGGCCCTAACTCTCTGGGCCGAGGAATTCGGTATTACTGGTATTGGTATAGATATATCCCAGGATTTCTGCGACCGGGCTAGGAAAAAGCTGGCCATGAAGGGGTTGTCTGACCGGATAGAAATCGTTTGTTCCCCCGGAGCTGAATATATGTTTCAACTTGGAACTTTCGATGCCGCAACGTGTATTGGGGCAACATTTATTTTTGGCAGTTTCCAAAAAACAATCCAAGCCATTAAGAGGGCTGTTCATCAGAATGGACGTCTTGGTATCGGTGAAACCCACTGGCTTAGCAATCACGTAAACCCGGAATACGCCCAAAAACAGACAACCACGCACACAGAACCGGAACTAACTCAATTTACCCGGGATGAAGGCTTTGAACTCGAATACATCATCCGTGCCAGCAACGATGACTGGGATAGGTACATTTCGGATGGTTGGCATGGACTGATACGCTGGCTTGAAGAAAATCCCACCCATCCTGACTATGAACAGGTGTTCGATTATTTTCGTATCGACCAGGATGATTTTTTAAAGTTCCAACGCCAATATATGGGTTGGGCGATGTATTGCCTCGCGCCCAGCAAAACTCTAATTCGAAGCGGTGGTTGAACGATTTGTTGAAAAGTGCAACAAGCTCCGGCTAATAGTTATCGGGGCTCATCAACTTGAACTCATCTTTAAGTCTGCTCTTCATATACTTGATTACGGGAAGAGCGATTTTGGCTTCGTCAAGAGCCAGTAGCGCAGCAACGATCGAAGATTTGATCTCGGTGTCACGTGGGTCTTCAAGGATAGATATCAGTGAACCGATAGCACTATCATCGCCAAGTCTTCCAATGGCGTGGGCGGCGGTGTACCTGATCCTAAAATCCTCGTTTTTATTGTTCAGAAGTCTGATCAATGTCTTGGTCGTTCTGAAGTCACCGACCTCGCCGATCAGGGTGATCAGAATACACCTCAGTCTGTACTGTTCATCTCCAGGTACGAGAACCTTTTTAACGAATCGAAGTACAAAATCCAAATCAACTCCGGCAGGCTGTTTTGCTAAAGCTCCAGCGGCTTCTTCCCTGAGACCGAGCGATTGATTCGGATCTTTCAATAATGTCATCAAGCCCTGGATGTTACCCTTTTTGGCCAGGTCGGAGACCGTTGATGAGCTACTGATATTAGCGATTTGTTCCACTGGTGACTCTCTAGAGGGGCGTTGCATACCGTGATTTTATCACATTATGTGCTCTAGGAGAACACTCCAGATGTCGGCTTTGCATTATCATTCGCCTTGTGCGCTCGAAGAACATCATTGGACCAAAGATTAGGGCAGCAAGGGATAATGCCCGGATAAGTCAGGCAAAGCTGGCTGCCAGGCTTCAAATCATGGGGATCAAGATCGATCGTTCGGCTATTGCTAAAATTGAAACTGGTCGCCGACCGGTCTCGGATATTGAAATCGCCGCGATCGCGGACATATTGACCATTCAGCTTCCGTGGCTGTTTGCTGAGAGCAGGGCTTGGTTTCAGCAGCAGATCGAAGCCGATTAACGCCTAATCTTGGGCGGTTCTAGAGCTGGAAAGTCAGCTTGAAAGTTCTTGGTGTCATACTGGACGGTCTACCAATTACAGTTTAAAGGGTGCAATCTTCAGACTGCACCCTTTTTGTTTCGTACCGATGGCTTGGAACTTGACTACAAATCTCCAAACACCTTTGGAGCCTGGTCTTTCATGATTTCCTTAATCATATTGGCGACGGCGCGCATCTCCGGCAGGGCGGCGGGCCCGGAGCGAAGGTTGATGATGTGCCGGATCTCCCGGAAGTTCCAGGTACAGATGATTTCTGTAGAGCAGGCGTTAGGCAGCACGTAACGAGCGATTTCAGCTTTCACACCGGCTTTCAGGAGCTGGCGATAGGCATCCCATGCCGCCTCCATTGATGCTCTGTATACTTCGGACGCGCCCTCAAAATCAGCAAGTTCCGGCGGGGTGATAAATTCCGCCCCGGTTTCCTTGACATAACGCTGACTGCGCTGAGAGTAACTGGCGATGCGGTGCCGCACCAGTTCATGGGTTAAGGCTCGGGAGGCTTTGATATAAAATGTGGCGGAGGCGTGCTCAAGCAGGCTCTCATGACCCTGTTTGATGCGGGTTTGCAGCCAGTGCTCATTCATTCCCAGTTTATCCCCGCTGGCGTAACATAACCGGCCGGCCTGTTCAGTCAAGGATTCGGCATCAGGAGTTACGGCCAGCAATTTGACTTCAACCTGGTATTGCATAGATTGTCTCTCTCATTCAAAACTGTGGAAACTTATAATAATTGCCCCGTATTATAAACTGCCCGGCGATTTAGATAAACCTCATTAGAGGTGTTGCGGTCTTTTGAGATTGAGCAAATTGGTTCAGATAATGAGTATAGCAAACCTCGGTAAGCGGCTATCAATGCAGAATCAGATTGCTGGATTTCTATCTTGCACATGATATAATCCTACTTGTTGAGGTATTGCCGTGCCGGACATTGACGATTATAAGCAACAGTTTTATCAAGAAGAAGAACAATTACTTGCCAGAAGAAGAGTTTTACTGGGGCAAAAATTGTTAGTTGATCATATTTTCACCACTGAAGCCGCCCGCCAAAGGAAAGAACTGGAGAAAGAACTGGCAACGGTCGAGAGGCGCATCAGTGAGGTGCGTACCATCCTTGGTGAAAATTTTAGCAAGAATTAGCGACTTCCAGGACTATGAATAAGGAACGGTTTACGAGTCTGGTCACCAGCGCTTTGGATCATTTACCGGATGAATTCCTGGACCTTTTGAATAATGTAGACGTTACGGTTGAGGATTATCCCACACGGGCTCAGAGCAAGGGGATGGAACGCAACAGGCTTTTGGGTTTATATGAAGGTGTCCCCCTCACCGATAGAGATACTCATTATGGGCTGGTGCTGCCGGACAAGATCACCATCTTTCAGAAGCCTATTGAGCACAATTGCTCTTCAGACGATGAAATCATTGATCAGGTGGAGAAGACGGTGCGCCATGAGATTGCCCACCATTTTGGGATGACTGATGATGAATTGGATGAAATTGAAGCCAATTGGAAACGAAGAAGTGTTCATAAAGAATAACAGGTGTTTGAAGCTAAGGTGGTTGGAATGAAACGCTGTTCCTGGCCGGAATCCGGTGGTGAACTGATGATAGACTACCACGATAAGGAATGGGGAACACCGGTGCATGACGATCAGAAACACTTTGAATTTCTGGTGTTAGAGACATTTCAGGCCGGTCTTAGCTGGCTTACCGTATTACGAAAGAGGCAAAATTTTGCGAAGGCCTTCGGTGGTTTTAATCCTGTAATCGTTGAGGCGTATGATGCCGCAAAAATTGAGGAATTAGCAGCCGACGCAGGCATTATCCGTAATCGGATGAAAATTTCCGCTGCAGTTAACAATGCTCGCAGGTTGTTAGAGGTGCAACAGGAATTCGGCAGTTTTGACCGCTATTTATGGAGTTTCGTTGACGGCCAGCCGGTAATTGGTAATTGGGTATCAATGGATCAGATACCTGCCAAAACAGAACTCTCCGACCAGGTCAGCGCCGATCTCAAACGCCGCGGATTTAAATTTGTTGGTTCAACTATCATTTATGCCCATTTGCAGGCGGTCGGCATCGTAAACGACCATGTGGTTGACTGTTTCAGGTTCAAAGAACTGGTACAGGTTTAAGAAAAGGGCTTTGAACGAATTTTGAAGATGGCAGGTGTGACATTATACTGTTATACGAGGTGAAAATATTATGAAAGTGACTGTCTATACTACCCAGACCTGACCGCATTGTCATACGGTGAAAGGGTTCCTTTCACAACGGGGTATTCACTTTACTGAGGTTGATGTTTCCACAAATGCGGCCGCTGCTCAGGAGTTGGTGCGGCGCACCGGGCAAATGGCGGTTCCGGTAACGGATATTGACGGTAATCTGGTAGTAGGTTTCGACCAACGGAAATTGGAACACTATATCTCACAGGCTAAAAATGCTTCTGCGCCAAGTCTGGGGGCGTCGGTTGCGGACGCTGAAAAATATACCGCGGCGCATGGTATGACAGTTTCCCGCGGCGCTTATATCGGCGGCGTTAAACAGGGTTTATCGGCAGCAAAAGCCGGACTCAAGACCGGAGACATCATTACAAAAATTGATTCCACAGCAATTAACACTGCGGCTGACCTTGATAAGGTCATCGGTTCACTGGAAAAAGGCGCCAGGCTGAAAATTACCTTTATACGTGACGGCCAACCGCGCCAGACCGAAGGCTTGCTTTAACGGCCAATAAACTAGCTCAGAGTAATCCTGAATGTCAGCAGAAATCATGTTGAATACGGCCAGGCTTAGGTTGAAACGCTTAGGACTGGAAGATGCACAAGCACTTTTCAGTTACCGCTCAATGCCAGGCGTATACCGCTTTCAGTCATGGCGCCCGGTTGATATTAGAGATGCTGTGGTATTTATTAATGACGTAGCAGATATACCTGATATCCCCGGCACGTGGTATCAATTAGCTATTTTTCTCAAGAAGACTCAGCAGCTTATTGGCGATATAGGTGTCCATTTTTCGGCGTCAGGTGAAAAAAGAGAGGTAGAGTTAGGCTGTACTCTGGCTCCGGAATCTCAAGGTTTTGGATATGCAACTGAGGCTTTGACTGAGGTCATTGCATACTTATTTACCAGTTTAAAGAAACGCTCAGTGCGTTTTTCAATAGACCCACGCAATATCCCATCTATAAAACTGGCGCTTCGACTCGGATTGCACCAGGTTGAATACCTTGAGAAGAGTGTTTGTATTGATGGGGAATGGTGCGATGATGTGATTTATTCTATTGATGCGGCGGAATGGTCACTCTGCCTTACAGTTGATTCTTAACGGTTGTTTTCTTCGGCGGTCAAGCAGAAACGACAATCACTTAATAAATTGAATCTGAAATACAAACCAGGAGAGCCACCGAATGGCTCTCCTGGTAGGCTGTCTCTAAGAATTTTACTCAGGTTTAATTGATGTTAGACATGACTTTATGGCGATATTTATCTGCATTGTCAGTGACGGTGGTGCCGAACTCTTCAGCCCTCTCCTTTACAACATCACTAAAATGCTCCGCTTTCTTTTTCAGTTCACCTGCTTGTTTTTGAAGATCCCGGCGAGTCTTGCGGCCAGACTGGGGAGCATAAAGCATCCCTATTCCGGCGCCTATGGCCGCGCCAGCGATAATTCCTAGAACTACTCCACCCCAATTACTGTTTGCCATGATATCCTCCTGTTTTTTGGTCCACCTAAAGGCGTCCAATCATATTAACGTCTGACAAACTTATAAGATATAATCATCCCCAAAAATTCGTCGATTACTACTATTGTAACTTAAATATCAGGTTTGTGGAATCCGTAAAACTACTCAATTCGGCATGTTAATTCACCTATTCTTGTTGTGCAGGCGAGGAATTTCACTTCACGAAATTTTGAGATATTATGAAAGATAGTACATCTAATGGTCACAGGAGGTTGGATATGGAACTGTTGCATAGGGAAGACATGCTGGAAATGTTGAAAAGGCCGGAAAGCCCAGCTGTGACCATATACTTGCCGACCCACCGCACCGGCGATACCGAAGCTGACCCCATAAGGTTCCGCCATGTTTTGGATGAGGCGGAAAACCGGTTGGTTGAAACTGGAGTCAGGGCGCCTGTCGCCCGGAAGATGCTGGCCCCGGGCCGGAACCTGCTGCCGGATGGTCTCTTCTGGCAACATCAGGAAGAAGGGATGGTCTGTTTCATAACGCCGTCATCGTTTAGATATTACACTCTGCCGTTCACCGTGCCGGAGACCGTGGTGGTGGCGGATGATTATCATATCAGGCCGCTGCTGCCTCTTCTGGAAAATGATGGGATTTACTATTTACTTTCTTTGAGTTTGAACAATACCAGCTTGTTTCAAGCCCGTAGGTTAGTCAGCCGGGAAATCCCTCTGCCGGAAGAACTGCGGAATATGGTGGATGCTAACCAGCATGATGATTCAGAGAAATCCCTGCAATATCATACTACCGGCCCCGGTCCGGCCATATTTCACGGGCAGTCCGACCCGGATAATTTCAATAAAGCCCATATCACCCACTTTTTACAGAAGCTCAGCCGGGAGTTAGAAAAAATACTGGCTACAGAGCGGGCCCCACTGGTTGTAGCTGGCGTGGAAAATATCCGGACAATGTTTCGCGGGGAATGTGCGTATGCCCATATCTTAGAGGAAGGCATTGAAGGTAATCCGGAGCGGATGACGCCTGAAAAGCTCCACGCTGCTGCCTGGGAGACCGTCAGTCAGTACTTTGGCCGACAGCGAGAGCAGGTATTATCACAGTATCTCAACGCCTCCGGGCCGGAGAGATCGGTTAAAGGGTTGGAATCGGTTTTATTCGCCGCCGAGGATGGAAGGGTGGCGGCTCTATTTCTCACTGAAACGCTGGAAGCCAGGGGCACGATTGACCGGATGCAGCGGAAAATTGAAATTGATCCCAACCCCGTTTCTGACAATACTGACCTGGTTGAATACTCTGTCAGGCAAACGCTTATGACCGGGGGCGATGTCTACGTTCTAACGCCCGAAGAACTGCCGGATGCGGCGGAAATCTCTGCGATGCTGAGGTATTGAAAAACCGGCGGAGTTTATTTACTGGTTGAAGTGGTTGTCACGCTACGGCTTAGCTGTTATTATGGGGGCACAATTTAATATAGTTACTGGGGGAGCTGAAAAGCTGAGAGTTTCGGACAGGCCGGACGACCCTTGGAACCTGGTCTCGATAATGCGAGCGTAGGGAAGTAGCAGAACCTTAGACCAGAAGAACTTTTCTTCTGGTTTTCTTTTTTAAACTTCCGGCCCCCCAGCTGAACTATAGACTCCGGTAACTTGATGAAGAAGGAGACATAATGAGCGCGGACATGCCTGAAATTGGTAAAATTTCCCCGGATATCTTCCGGGAGATTATTTTCCCTCGGCTGGGGGCAAAAAGTGACAGTGTCCTGGTTGGGCCGCAGCACGGCGTTGATGTCGGTATCGCCGAAATTGGCGGGCAGGCGGTATCATTTACTACGGATCCGGTTTTCATCGTGCCTCAGTACGGCTGGGAGCGGGCTGCCTGGTTTGCCATTCATATAATTGCCTCAGATTCGGCCACCAGTGGTCTCAAGCCCAAATACCTGTCCATTGACTTAAATCTGCCGATGGAGATGTCCAAGGAAGAGCTTGAGGTTATGTGGGAGGTAATGCACCGGGAGTGCCTCAAGATGGACATAAATATCATTACCGGGCATACCGCCCGCTATGAAGGCTGTAATTATCCTATGGTTGGCGGTGCTACCATGATTGGTATCGGCGGGCTGGATGAATATGTTTCCCCTAAGTTTGCTAAAATCGGTGACGTTATCATCATCACCAAAGGCCCGGCCATAGAAGCCTGCGGCATTTTTGCGGCCATGTTCCCAGACCGGATCGCCGCTGAATACGGCGAGGACTTTGCCCATAAGGCCGAAGGAATCTTCTATCAGATGTCGGTAGTGGAAGATGCTATGGCCGCGGTGTCGATTGGTGTCCGGGATGACGGGGTGTCTTCTATGCATGACGCTACCGAATGCGGCTTGTGGGGCGGGCTATATGAAGTGGCACAGGCGGCGGGGCTGGGGGCGCGGATTGATAAGGACAAGATAGTGGTGGCTGATGGTGTGCCGGAAATATGCCGTTTATTTAACATTGACCCTTACGCGTCAATAAGTGAAGGCAGCCTTATTATTACGTGCCGACCACATAAGGCTGAGGCGGTAGTTGCAGCGCTTAAGGCTAAAGGCATACATTCCTCAGTGGCCGGTGAACTGACGGAAGTGGAAAGAGGCATGATCCTCATAGATGATGGCCGGGAGAAGCCGCTGGAACACCCTATAGTTGATCCTTTCTGGCGGGCGTTTTATGATGCCGCCAAAAAAGCTTAATATTGGTGGTGAGGTAGCACCATAAAATATCGGCATCTGCCTGATACGGACATCTACGCGGTTCTGGCGAGTGCCCATTCTTTGGGGAGGGGCAACGTCGAGACAGCTAAACAGCTTCTTGAAGCTGGGGTGAAGATTATTCAGTATCGGGAGAAAAGCTTTACCTCCAGGCAAAAGTATATTGAGTGCACAGCTATCAGAGAACTGTGCTGCCGGCACGACGCCTGTTTTATTGTGAATGATGACCCTTATCTGGCGCTTGAGGTCAAAGCTAATGGCTTGCACCTGGGGCAAGATGACATTGCGCCGGAGGCAGCCCGGCGGATAATCGGTGATGAGATGCTTTTAGGTTTTTCAGTGACCAGGCCGGGAGAGATAGACCGGGCCGCTGATACTGACGTTATTGACTATTTGGGTGTCGGGCCAGTGTATGCTACTTCCACCAAGAAAGACGCGGCGACTCCCGGCGGCAGATCACTCATTGAATATGCCCTTAAACACTCTGAATTACCGGTGGTAGCCATCGGGGGTATACGTTTGGAGCATGTGGCGGAACTGACCTGCCAGGGTGTGTGTTACATCGCCATGGTGTCTGAGTTGGTGGGCGCGGCGGACATTGGGAAGAGGGTGGCTGATATCCGGGCCGCTATCGCTGAGGGGAAAATTTTCTAAATTTTCAAATCCTAAAAGGTGAATGGGCGAATTGTGTCAAAACAATTCGCCGTTTTTTGATTACTAGAGTTTGATTCAAATCAATAATTAGGTAACTATCATGCCTTTCGCCCCCCCCACGTTGTAGGGGCGAGGCATGCCTCGTGTGGGTTTATTTTTTAGCGGTGGCTGGAGTTAATGCCTGTCCTGGTCAATGGTGGTTATATCGCATATTGATGATTGAGATACAGGCTCAACCTGCGGCGGACGCTTTATGGAAGCAATTATTGCGATACCCAGGATGACGGCAATAACAAGGAGTGAAAGGAACGTTGGTATATGAAATATACCAGAAATTACCATCTTGAAACCTAAAAACACCAGTACCGCCGACAGGCCGTAATGCAGGTAGTACAGGCGATTGGCGAAGCCCTCAAGAGCAAAATAGATTGATCTAAGTCCCATGATAGCAAACATATTTGATGTATAGACGATGAAAGGGTCGGTGGTGATGGATAGCACTGCCGGAATAGAATCCACGGCAAAAATGATGTCGGTAGTCTCCACAGCGATGAGTACGGCCAACAGGGGGGTGGCGAGGCGGCGGCCATATTCTATGGTAAAGAATTTGCCGCCATGGTAATTGGGGCTCATGGGAAGGTAGCGGCGCAACAGTTTAAGGATGGGGTTGGCTTCAGGGTGGGGATCCTCTTCTTTTTTGACGCCCATGCGGATGCCAGTGAAGATCAGAAATGCGCCGAAGATGTAGATGATCCACTGGAAATTATTTATCAGGGTGATACCACCGAAGATAAAGGCGGCACGCATGAAGATGGCTCCAATGATGCCCCAGAAAAGAACCCGGTGACGGTATTCCGGAGGAACACAGAAATAGGTGAATAGCATCAGAAAAACGAAGAGGTTATCAACAGAGAGTGATTCCTCAACGACATAGGCGCTGAAATAGCTGATGGCATGGGCTTGGCCGGAGAAAACCCAGATGCCGATACCGAAGATAACAGCCAGGCTGACCCAAAGAGCGGCCCAGCCAACAGCTTCCCTGGTTTTAATCACATGGGCGTGACGGTGGAAAACGAACAGATCCAGCATCAACATGGCGATTAAGAAGAGATTGAAGAGTATCCAGGGCAAGACGCCGATATCCATGCGTATCCTTTGTGAGGGCCAAAACAGCCTACGGGTGAATAATGTGATTACCTATTGGAGGAAAAGTATAACTTAAGGCAAAATCAAAGTAAAATGATTGTACTTATCTTACGAAGGGTGTATCATCTGTTCTTGATTAAGGTACTCACTGATGCTATTATCTTCTTTTTTACGGCATGTCGCAATAGGCAATTGCCATCCCCCTTCAGATATCAGCCCATAAAATACCCGCTAATCTCACTGATATTGAGAAAATGCCGCTAATGTGGATATGGACAGCCCGGAGGCAACATGGAAGAGGATAAACGCGAGGGTATGTATGCCCTGAGCGATGGTCTGAGAGAAATCGTCACACAGGATCCCGACGGTAAAATTGTCGTTGATGCCGATGGCAGAGTACTTTTTGCCAACCCAGCTGTAAAACAAATCTTGAACCGCGACCCTGAAAGCATGACGGGACACTTATTTGGGTTTCCAATAGTACCCTGGGGCTTTTCAGAGATTGAATTTATCACAAAAGACGGCGGTGCCGGTCAGGCTGAATTACATGTTGCGGCTATCAAGTGGGGACAACAGGAGGCATTTCTGGTGTCGCTCCGGGATGTTACAGGGCGCAGATATGCCGAAGAGGAACTTCTGAACCGCAACGCCACATTATCAGTGGTGTTTGAAAATACCCCTAATATCCTGATGCTGGTTGACATTGATGGCAGAGTGACGGACATTAACCGTGCCGGCACTCAATTGGTCGGAAAAACCAAGGAAGAACTGCTTGGCCTGCTTGGCGGTGATGTGTTCGGTTGCCTGAACTCTTTCCGGGCGCCGGGTTGCGGAAAAAATAAAGAATGTAATGATTGTCCAATCCGTTCCAGAGTTATGCTGACTCTTGAAACCCAAAAACCTATCTTTGATGAAGAAGGACAATTTGAGATCATACGCGATGGGAAAAAGGTAACATTGCATATTCTTGTTTCAACCGCGCCAGTCAAAACTCCCAGAGGCAAACAAGTGCTGGTTACTATTACCGATATTTCCGAGCGCTATAACACAGAAAATGCGGTTAGAGAGAGCGAAAACAAATACCGGTCGTTGATGAAAGATATGCCAAGCGGGGTATATATCGTTCAAAACGACCGAATAGTTTTTGCGAACGCCAGAACCGAGGAGTTGACCGGTTATTCCATCAAAGAATTGAAAAGTATGAATGGATTCAACCTGATACACACTGAAGACAGAGAGAAAATCAGGGAATTAACCAGATTAAAGCTAAACGGGGAAAAAGTTCCAAGCGCTCATTCATTGCGAATGATAAGAAAAGACGGAACGGTAATCTGGCTTCGTCGCCGTACCGCGACAACCGATTGGGCAGGGGCTCCGGCTACTCTGATTATGGATATGGATATCACAGCGCGCATGCAAGCGGAAGAAGCCCTGGTTTCAAGCGAGAGACGATTCCGTGAACTCTTTGAGTTGATGAGGGAGGGGGTGTGCATTCATGAATTGATCTATGATGATTCCAGCAAAGTGGTCGATTATCGGATAATCGATGCCAATCCAGCATTCCAGTCTATTCTCGGGTTGAAGGTTGAGAAGGTAAGAGGTCGAAACGCTTCAAAGGTGTACGGAACCGGATACCCTCCATATCTGGAAACATACGAACGAGTGGCTACTTTGGGGAACTCCGAGGCTTTTGAAACATATTTTGCTCCATTGAACAAATATTTTGACATTTCCTGTTTCTCCCCCTGTAAAGGTCAATTTGTAACGGTGTTTAGCGACAGCACCGAGCGCAAGCTGGCTGAGTCAAAGCTGCACGATTTTACCGCCGAGCTTGAAAAACGCAACATGTTTATCCAGACAATTATTGATAAGCTGCCCATAGGGTTGGCAATAAACAATATGGGTGACGGAAAAGTGACATACATAAATGACAAGTTTGAGGAGATATACGGCTGGCCCAAAGATGATACTTTAGATATCAATACTTTCTTTGATAAGGTGTATCCTGACCCAGTTTATCGCAGTGAAATCAAAGGTAGAGTGATGTCAGATATCGCCAGCGGGGATCCAGCGCGCATGGTTTGGGAAGATTTAACGGCGACTACAATAAGCGGCGAGAAACGGATAATCAGCGCAGTAAACATTCCAATAGCAGACCAGGGGATAATGGTCTCTACAGTCAGAGACGTTACCAAGCAAAAAAAGGCTGAAGAAGCTATTCAGCAAAGTGAACGAGACAAGGCGACGATCATCAGCAACCTGCCGGGTATGGTTTACCGGTGCCGGAATGACCAAAATTGGACGATGGAATACTTGAGCGACGGATGCCAGGCATTAACAGGATATTTGCCAGAACAACTCCTGAATTCAGAAGAGTTCGGTTATAATGAACTGATTTTGCCGGAGGACCGGGACGAG
This region includes:
- a CDS encoding thiaminphosphate pyrophosphorylase: MGRGNVETAKQLLEAGVKIIQYREKSFTSRQKYIECTAIRELCCRHDACFIVNDDPYLALEVKANGLHLGQDDIAPEAARRIIGDEMLLGFSVTRPGEIDRAADTDVIDYLGVGPVYATSTKKDAATPGGRSLIEYALKHSELPVVAIGGIRLEHVAELTCQGVCYIAMVSELVGAADIGKRVADIRAAIAEGKIF
- a CDS encoding thymidylate synthase, translated to MQYQVEVKLLAVTPDAESLTEQAGRLCYASGDKLGMNEHWLQTRIKQGHESLLEHASATFYIKASRALTHELVRHRIASYSQRSQRYVKETGAEFITPPELADFEGASEVYRASMEAAWDAYRQLLKAGVKAEIARYVLPNACSTEIICTWNFREIRHIINLRSGPAALPEMRAVANMIKEIMKDQAPKVFGDL
- a CDS encoding DNA-3-methyladenine glycosylase, whose product is MKRCSWPESGGELMIDYHDKEWGTPVHDDQKHFEFLVLETFQAGLSWLTVLRKRQNFAKAFGGFNPVIVEAYDAAKIEELAADAGIIRNRMKISAAVNNARRLLEVQQEFGSFDRYLWSFVDGQPVIGNWVSMDQIPAKTELSDQVSADLKRRGFKFVGSTIIYAHLQAVGIVNDHVVDCFRFKELVQV
- a CDS encoding glutaredoxin-like protein, yielding MKGFLSQRGIHFTEVDVSTNAAAAQELVRRTGQMAVPVTDIDGNLVVGFDQRKLEHYISQAKNASAPSLGASVADAEKYTAAHGMTVSRGAYIGGVKQGLSAAKAGLKTGDIITKIDSTAINTAADLDKVIGSLEKGARLKITFIRDGQPRQTEGLL
- the terC gene encoding integral membrane protein TerC; translated protein: MDIGVLPWILFNLFLIAMLMLDLFVFHRHAHVIKTREAVGWAALWVSLAVIFGIGIWVFSGQAHAISYFSAYVVEESLSVDNLFVFLMLFTYFCVPPEYRHRVLFWGIIGAIFMRAAFIFGGITLINNFQWIIYIFGAFLIFTGIRMGVKKEEDPHPEANPILKLLRRYLPMSPNYHGGKFFTIEYGRRLATPLLAVLIAVETTDIIFAVDSIPAVLSITTDPFIVYTSNMFAIMGLRSIYFALEGFANRLYYLHYGLSAVLVFLGFKMVISGIFHIPTFLSLLVIAVILGIAIIASIKRPPQVEPVSQSSICDITTIDQDRH
- a CDS encoding methyltransferase type 12; protein product: MEFFNLMSISHRYMEILNPSTPEKIIKLGKLLGLKNGNRVIDFGCGCAEALTLWAEEFGITGIGIDISQDFCDRARKKLAMKGLSDRIEIVCSPGAEYMFQLGTFDAATCIGATFIFGSFQKTIQAIKRAVHQNGRLGIGETHWLSNHVNPEYAQKQTTTHTEPELTQFTRDEGFELEYIIRASNDDWDRYISDGWHGLIRWLEENPTHPDYEQVFDYFRIDQDDFLKFQRQYMGWAMYCLAPSKTLIRSGG
- a CDS encoding mobile element protein; this translates as MIRKRFTEEQIITVLKEAEAGAKIGELCRKHGVSDATYYKWKAKYAGLSVSELKRLKTLEEENRRLKQIVADQALDNWALKELLAKNF
- a CDS encoding ribosomal-protein-serine acetyltransferase, with translation MLNTARLRLKRLGLEDAQALFSYRSMPGVYRFQSWRPVDIRDAVVFINDVADIPDIPGTWYQLAIFLKKTQQLIGDIGVHFSASGEKREVELGCTLAPESQGFGYATEALTEVIAYLFTSLKKRSVRFSIDPRNIPSIKLALRLGLHQVEYLEKSVCIDGEWCDDVIYSIDAAEWSLCLTVDS
- a CDS encoding hydrogenase-like protein (hydrogenase expression/formation factor related protein), whose product is MSADMPEIGKISPDIFREIIFPRLGAKSDSVLVGPQHGVDVGIAEIGGQAVSFTTDPVFIVPQYGWERAAWFAIHIIASDSATSGLKPKYLSIDLNLPMEMSKEELEVMWEVMHRECLKMDINIITGHTARYEGCNYPMVGGATMIGIGGLDEYVSPKFAKIGDVIIITKGPAIEACGIFAAMFPDRIAAEYGEDFAHKAEGIFYQMSVVEDAMAAVSIGVRDDGVSSMHDATECGLWGGLYEVAQAAGLGARIDKDKIVVADGVPEICRLFNIDPYASISEGSLIITCRPHKAEAVVAALKAKGIHSSVAGELTEVERGMILIDDGREKPLEHPIVDPFWRAFYDAAKKA